A single genomic interval of Helianthus annuus cultivar XRQ/B chromosome 13, HanXRQr2.0-SUNRISE, whole genome shotgun sequence harbors:
- the LOC110900881 gene encoding uncharacterized protein LOC110900881, whose amino-acid sequence MTLKELGGVGVGSLKDANLAMLAKWWWRFKTNPESSWRKVIWSIHHSERSSNPIPGKMTIAGPWKQVIKVSRDTEKYGINLSDCFWADLRVGESVSFWKERWIEGETLQSRYPGLFELERSKNAMVANRVKVINSAVVLNFCWVRLPATTEEVEAVQNMTEDLLAAARGYSEDQWRWEHDESGTFSVKSLKNSLQNARFSNLGNDFVWNNWNPTKVNFLAWRISLDRVPTLIALAHRDVITGQIRCKFYDQQEEDADHLFVNCEVARYLWNFVSHWCKVASIYAFRAKDLLDWHKHV is encoded by the coding sequence ATGACTCTAAAGGAATTAGGCGGGGTTGGTGTCGGGTCCCTTAAGGATGCAAATCTAGCTATGCTTGccaaatggtggtggaggttcaaGACGAATCCGGAAAGTTCGTGGCGAAAGGTTATTTGGAGCATTCACCATAGCGAAAGATCGTCGAATCCGATACCCGGGAAGATGACGATAGCTGGGCCTTGGAAGCAAGTCATTAAAGTGTCAAGGGATACGGAAAAGTATGGAATAAATTTATCGGACTGTTTTTGGGCCGATCTGAGAGTGGGAGAATCAGTTTCTTTTTGGAAGGAAAGGTGGATAGAAGGAGAAACACTACAAAGTAGGTATCCAGGGCTGTTTGAATTAGAAAGATCAAAAAACGCAATGGTTGCGAACCGGGTAAAGGTTATTAACAGTGCGGTAGTATTGAATTTTTGTTGGGTGCGGCTGCCGGCGACTACTGAGGAAGTGGAAGCTGTCCAGAACATGACCGAGGATCTGCTTGCGGCGGCAAGGGGTTACAGTGAGGATCAATGGAGGTGGGAACATGACGAGTCAGGAACCTTCTCGGTAAAGAGTCTAAAAAATAGCCTGCAAAATGCTAGATTTTCCAACCTGGGGAATGATTTCGTGTGGAATAATTGGAACCCAACGAAAGTTAATTTTCTGGCATGGAGAATATCTTTGGATCGGGTGCCAACACTTATTGCTTTGGCTCATAGGGATGTTATTACTGGTCAAATCCGATGCAAATTTTATGATCAACAGGAAGAAGACGCGGATCATCTGTTCGTGAATTGCGAGGTGGCACGGTATTTGTGGAATTTTGTATCTCATTGGTGCAAGGTAGCAAGTATATATGCCTTTAGAGCAAAAGATTTGTTGGATTGGCACAAACACGTTTGA